A window of Emcibacter sp. SYSU 3D8 genomic DNA:
AGAAGGCTTGATACGTGACCGATCGCCAGCAACCCATTTTGGGTGACTGGGGTGTTGGCGGAGTCGGCCGCAACGACGTTAGATGCAGCGTTGCCCTGATGCGGGCCGCTTATGTTTCGGTTTTATTGGGGGGAGTAGGGTGCGCAGCATCGATTTCAGCCCGACCGGCGCGTATTTCGCGACCCTGAGCTCGCGCTTCCAGCGCATCGCTCTCGATGCCGTCCGCCAGACAGCCATGCTGAGTTGGTCCGACCGGCTGTTCTTTCTCAGCGCGGCAGGCGACAAGCACGAAGTATGGCGCCTTGCCTATGATGCCCGCTATGTGGGCGAGCAGGTGCCCGAATGGTCGCGGATCGTCAACGCCGTGATCGAGATATGGAAGCCGGCCCCCATCGCCTGCTTCGAGATGGCGGCCATATACTCGCTGTCCGAGGACCCGACCTGGCGCATGGCGGGGGAGGCGTGGTGCCACGCCAACGGATTTGGCGCCGCGCTGGCCGATTATCGGGCAGACCCGGTCACCTGCGCCGGTGAACTGGTCAAACTGGCGCTTGAACGGCTTGACCGGCTGGCAGGCTGAAACGACGGCCGTCAGGCTTCCACCGTCTCGATTCTGATCTCGTTGGTCAGTGTCCGGTGCACCGGGCATTTGTCCGCAATGGCGATCAGTTTTTCCCGCTCCTCGTCCGACAGGTCGCCTTCCAGGCGAATGGTCCGGCGCAGTACATCGATTTTGACCTCGCGAGTTTCGCAATCGGTGCAATCGGTTGCGTGAATCCGGTCATGCACGACGTCCACAACGATGTGCCGCAGATCGAATTTCTTTCGATCGGCATAGAGACGCAGGGTCATCGAGGTACAGGTGCCCAGCGATGCCCCGAGCAAATCATACGGGGTAGGGCCGCGATCGGCACCGCCGGGAATGGTCGTGGGCTCATCCGCAACAAGATGGTGCCGGCCGACGCGCACATCCTGTTCCAGACGGCCTGGCCCGGTATCCGACACGCGGACCAGCCCGTCCGGCGGGAACTCGCCTGCATCCGCTTCCGCGCCCTCCATGTAGCGCGAGGCCCAGGCAGCGAGAATGTCGGCGACATAGGCGGCGTCGGCGACGTTGCTGAGCAGGTGATTGGCGCCGTCCAGCGACACGAAACTCTTGGGATGCCGCGCCGCCAGGAAAATATCGCCGGCATTCTCGATGCCCACGGTCTGGTCCAGCGGTGCGTGAAACACGATCAGGGCCTTGTGCAGCCTGCCCAGATAGTCGCTTGGCTGGTGGGTCCTGAGATCGTCGAGAAACCCGGCCCCGATCTCGAAAGGACGGCCGCCGACATCGACGACCGCCTTGCCCTTGCGCCTGATCTCGTCCTCCGGATCCTTGATCAGGCGCGCCACATGCGCCGGATCGGCAGGCGCGCCAATGGTGGCAACCACGTTGGCTTCGGGAATGTCCACCGCCGCACGCAGCATGGCCGCGCCGCCAAGGCTGTGTCCCACCAGGATCGCAGGCGCCCGGTGCTCGCGCCGCAAGAACTCTGCCGCCGCCAGCAGGTCTTCGACATTCGACGAGAAGCTGGTGTTGGCGAAATCGCCGTCGGATGAACCCAGGCCGGTAAAGTCGAAACGCAGCACCGCGATGCCGCGCTCCGACAGGCCGCGCGCGATCCGGCTCGCCGCCAGCGCATCCTTGTTGCAGGTAAAGCAATGGGCAAAGAGGGCATAGGCGCGCACCTCGCCATCGGGCATGTCGAGACGGGCGGCGAGATCCTGCCCCTGTGTCCCTTTGAACGTGATCTTTCCGCTCGGCACGGGCATGGTGATTCCTGTTGGTTTCGATAGGATCGCTTTCTATGGTAGCCGCAAAACAACGGGAACTTCAGGGAAAAGGGAGAATGCCATGGGTCCGCTTCAGGGCGTCAAGGTCATCGAAATAGCCGGCATCGGACCGGGTCCGTTCTGCGCCATGATGCTGGCCGACATGGGCGCCGACGTCATCCGCATCGACCGCAAGGATCCGTCGGGCAGGGGTGGCACCACGGCCGGCGGCAACGCCCGGTTTGACGTGCTGAATCGCGGCCGCCGCTCGCTGGCGCTGGACCTGAAGAAGCCCGAGGCGATCGAGACCGTGCTGAAGCTGTGCGAGACCGCCGACGTGATCACCGAGGGCTTCCGCCCGGGCGTCATGGAACGCCTCGGTCTTGGTCCGGACGAGGTGATGAAGCGCAACCCGAAGATCATCTATGGCCGGATGACCGGCTGGGGCCAGGAAGGCCCCTATGCGCCCGTTGCCGGCCACGACATCAACTATATCGCCCTGTCGGGCGTGCTGCATGCGCTGGGCCGCGAGGACAGCAAGCCGGTGCCGCCCATGAATCTGGTCGGCGACTTCGGCGGCGGCGGCATGATGCTGGCATTCGGCATCGCCTGCGCCCTGATCGAGGCCAGCAAGTCCGGCAAGGGCCAGGTGATCGACACCGCCATGGTCGACGGCGCGGCGCTGCTGATGGCGCCCATGTACGGCATGCAGGCCATGGGCCGCTGGAACGGCGACAAGCGCGGCGTGAACATCCTGGACACCGGCGCCCACTTCTATGAGGTCTATGAGACCAAGGACGGCAAATACATCTCGGTCGGCTCCATCGAACCCCAGTTCTACAAGCTGCTGGTCGAGAAATCCGGCATCGATGCCGACGTCTTCTCGGATCAGCATAACAAAGATAAATGGAGGGGTTACAAGGATACCCTCACAATGGTGTTCAAGACCAAGACGCGGGACGAATGGTGCGCCATCATGGAATACACCGATGTCTGTTTCGCGCCCGTCCTGTCCATGAACGAGGTCCACGAACATCCGCACAACAAGGAGCGCGGCACCTTCATCGAAGTGGCCGGCGTCCGTCAGCCCGGCCCGGCGCCGCGCTTCTCGCGCACCAAGCCGCAGGTCCAGCGCCCGTCGCCCGCACCCGGCGAGCACAATGAGGAAGCGCTGAAGGCCTATGGGTTCAGCGGCGCCGACATCGAAAAGCTGAAGACGGCCGGCGCGATCTAGCGCGCAGGCTCCACCACGGCGTTCACGGTAATCGTCTTGCCGTTTTCGCCGGGGAAGCCGGTGAAGATCGCATCGATCATGTAGGGAACCGCGCCGGCAAAATTGCCGGCCGGTCCCACGCTCTGGGCGCGGCCCTCGAACACGCGCGAACCATCGGCGCGGCGCTCGATCACAACGCTGACCATGCGAAGGGCAAGCGGGTCCCGGTTGCGCCCATCCAGGCTGAAACTGGTGCCCACGCCCATGCCGACCGTTGAGTGCCCGCCGAACGACGCGCCGCCGATTCCGAGGCTCAGGCGCGGGCTGCTGTCGTCATGCCCGCCTTCGACCGGCTGCTGCCAGTAATCCAGCTGGACGACGTAATCCGGCTCGCCACCTGCAGCCAGTTTGAATCCCGCCCCTTGCAGCCGGTCACTGGCCCGCCGGGCATAGAGCCTGAACATGGGGTCGCTCGACTTGCGCGGGTCAGCGGCAACCAGCAGGGCGGAGCCGCCGGTGGCCGGAAGCTGGTTGAACCGGGTGACTTCGGACCGCATCTGGTCGGGCGCGGCGCAACCGAGCAAACCAGCCACCAGGGCCATGAGAAAGGTCGATCGCTTCATGGGCTAACCTCCGGAGCGGTATGTATGGCCGGACGGCGCTATTTGCCAGTGGACCACCAGGTTTCCGGGGCATAGCCGGTCAGCGGCGTGACGGCCGGCATGGCGATCCTGGTCCAGTATGCGACCCGGTCACCCTTGAGATGATAGAGCGGGATCACGTAGACGCCGGCGCGCAGCACCCGGTCGAGCAGCCTCGTGGCCGTCACCAGCCCGGCCCGAGTCCGCGCGGCGGTGATCCGCTGCACCAGCCTGTCGATCAGGGGGTCCTTCACGCCCATATAGTTGCGCGTTCCCGGGCTGTCGGCAGCTGCCACACCCCAATAGAATGCCTGTTCGTTGCCGGGTGACAATGACTGGCCCCAGAAATAGACCGCCATATCGAAATCGTAGGTGGTCATCCGCTCCTGGTATTGGGCGCTATCAACCAACCGGGCGTCGACATGGATGCCCAGGCGCTCAAGGTCGCGGGCATATTGCTGGGCCACCCGGAGATTGGCGGGATCATCGAGCATGATCTCGAACGTGAACGGCATGCCATCCTGCCCCGTCAGCACCCCGTTCACGACCTTGTAGCCCAGCGCGTCGAATGCCGTCTTGGCCTTGGCGAGATTGACCCGTCCTCCATCGTCAGGCCCCGACACGGGCGGCGGAGTGAGTGGCCCGCGCAGGGCAGGGTGGGACGATGCGCCCAGTTCGGCCGCCAGCGCCAGTTCGTCCTTGCCGGGCGTGAGCGGGGCGGACAATTCGGAATTGTCGAACACGCCCCGGGTCCGTGAATAGGCGCCATAGAACAGCTTCTGGTTCAGCCATTCAAAATTGAAGGCCTCGACCAGCGCCGCCCGCACCCTGATATCGCGGAACATCGGCCGTCTGGTATTGAACACCAGGCCGTTCAGCCCGGCGGGCAGGCCGTTGGGCAGCACCCGTTTGACAATCCGGCCATCGCGCAATGCCTTGCTGTCATAAGCGCTTGCCCATTTGCGCGGGCTGCTTTCGGCCCGGAAGTCCACCGAACCTGCCTTGAAGGCTTCCAACGCCATGTCGTCGTCGCGAAAATAGTCGTAGCGGACTTCGTCGAAATTAAACCGCCCCCGGTTGATGGGCAGATCGCGCCCCCAATAGCCCGGATCACGGCGATAGGTGATGCTCCGGCCCGGACTGACGGATTCAACCCGGTAAGGGCCGGTACCCGGGATCACGTCGAGACTCGGACGATCGAACTGCCGGTTGTCGAACCAGTGCCGGGGAAGCACCGGCAGCAATCCAAGGATCAGCGGCAATTCGCGGTCGGCGGACGCGCCGAAAGTGAACTTCACGCCGCGCGGGCCGACACGGTCAATCCTGGTGACCTGCGAATAATAGGTGTGATGGTTGGGGCGGCCATGATCGCGCAATGTTTCCAGGGAAAAGATCACGTCGTCGACCGTCACCGGCTTGCCGTCGTGAAACCGCGCCTCGGGCCGCAGGCGAAAGATCACCCAGGAGCGGTCGTCAGGCACCTCGATCGATTCGGCAACCAGCCCATAGAGTGTGAACGGTTCGTCGAGGCCGCGCGTCATCAGCGTATCGAATACCAGCGAGACGCCGTCAGCCCGATTGCCCCGGATAATGAACGGGTTGAGGCTGTCGAACGAACCGGCCCTGGACAGCACCAACCGCCCGCCCTTGGGCGCCGCCGGATTGACATAGTCGGTGTGCTCGAAACCCGCGCTGTATTTGGGCGCGCCATGCATGGCGATTCCGTGCATGGGACCGGCTGCAATGGCCGGCGTGACGATCAGCAATGACAGGAGCACGAGCAACCGAAGGGCCATGGACCAGACTATGGCGCGGCGCTGCCTCGTGCGTAAAGCGCGGCACTCAAAAAAATGGGCGCCATCGGCGCCCAGTCTGGAGGAATGCGGTCGAATCCCGAGCGGCAGGTCAAATGGGGTTCAAGCGCTCTGGCGCATGATGTATGAACCTCTCAGCCGCTGCCTTCGGCTCCTGAAATCAATGGTTGCATGCTGACCGCCGACTTGGGCAGGATTTGGGCGAACAGTTTGCTTCCGCGCGAGAATGGGGAGAATCATGCAGGAGATTCCTGACACCGTCCGTCCGTACCAGAAGACGCAGGTCTACACCGACAAGACCACGCCCGGCATGATGAAGAACGACCATCGCGTACGCTCTGGTGTCTGGGCCAAGATCGTCGTCCAGAAGGGCGAGGTGGTCTACGAAATCCCCGAACGGAACGAACAGGTTACGGTAACCGCCGAGGCGCCGGCCGTGATCGAGCCGGTGGTGATGCACCGCATCCTGCCGCAGGCCGGTTCGCGCTTCTACCTGGAGTATTACCGCTAGGGCACCCCCCAGACTGGGGTCCCCCTTTATTGCCTCCAGTGCTGGATACGCTTGCGTAACGGGCATTTCCGGGTCTTGCTTGTCTGCACCTGGGCCGAGTATGTGGCCCGAGAATGGAGGGGACATGCCGGAAATACGCTCCGGTGGCGAGCGCGTTGCCGCACAGGAGGTATCTGCCCGCATCCTGACGTTCCGCTACGTCGTCGCGTTGGCCATCCTCGCCATGATCGCCGTAGCCTCGCATGTCTCGTTCACCCGCGTACTGCGTGAAAATGGCGGCTCGACCTTTCTCAACGTGGTCAGCGGCCAGCAGCAGACACTCGTGCAGCTCATTGCGCGCTATGCCTCGCAGTACGCAGCCGGCGATGTCAGCGCCCACAATCGCCTGGTACGCGAAATCGACCATCTGTCCGCCGATCACGACGCGCTGATTGCCCACATGGATGCGGCAAAGCTGCCCGAGGCGGTGATCGCCGCTCTCCGGTCGGTCTATCTCGGGGAAACCAGCCTCAAGGCTCGAATCGACACCTATGTCGACACGGCACGGCGAGTCGCCGCAGCGCAGCCGGGTTCAGCGGAGATTCATCAGGACCTTGCCCTGGTTCTGGCCGATGCCGACGGCGCCGTCTACCAGGGACTGAGACGCATCGTCGACATCTACAACGCCTACACCATCGAGCAATTGCGACGTCTAGAGCGGATGCAGAACTCAATGCTGGCCATGGTCTTTCTAACCCTGGCAATGGAAGCCGGGATCATCTTCAATCCCATGGTCAGACGCATCGTGCACTATACGACGGACCTGCTACAGCTGGCCTCGACGGATCCGCTGACAGGTCTTCTCAACCGGCGCAGTTTCCTCGACAGCGCCTTCGCCGAGGTGCGGCGTGCCCGCCGTGACGGCGCGCCGAGCGCACTGATGAGCATCGACGCCGATCACTTCAAGCGCATCAACGATACCCAGGGCCATCAAGCCGGCGATGAGGTCCTCATGGCCATGGCGACGGCCCTCGCGGCGCGCTCCAGAAATTCCGATGTGCTTGGGCGGATTGGCGGTGAAGAATTCGCTATCCTGATGCCCGGCGTGTCGCTCGAGCGCGCAATGCAGATGGCCGAACGGCTTCGCGGTGACGTGGCCCGGC
This region includes:
- a CDS encoding extracellular solute-binding protein, giving the protein MALRLLVLLSLLIVTPAIAAGPMHGIAMHGAPKYSAGFEHTDYVNPAAPKGGRLVLSRAGSFDSLNPFIIRGNRADGVSLVFDTLMTRGLDEPFTLYGLVAESIEVPDDRSWVIFRLRPEARFHDGKPVTVDDVIFSLETLRDHGRPNHHTYYSQVTRIDRVGPRGVKFTFGASADRELPLILGLLPVLPRHWFDNRQFDRPSLDVIPGTGPYRVESVSPGRSITYRRDPGYWGRDLPINRGRFNFDEVRYDYFRDDDMALEAFKAGSVDFRAESSPRKWASAYDSKALRDGRIVKRVLPNGLPAGLNGLVFNTRRPMFRDIRVRAALVEAFNFEWLNQKLFYGAYSRTRGVFDNSELSAPLTPGKDELALAAELGASSHPALRGPLTPPPVSGPDDGGRVNLAKAKTAFDALGYKVVNGVLTGQDGMPFTFEIMLDDPANLRVAQQYARDLERLGIHVDARLVDSAQYQERMTTYDFDMAVYFWGQSLSPGNEQAFYWGVAAADSPGTRNYMGVKDPLIDRLVQRITAARTRAGLVTATRLLDRVLRAGVYVIPLYHLKGDRVAYWTRIAMPAVTPLTGYAPETWWSTGK
- a CDS encoding CaiB/BaiF CoA-transferase family protein; this encodes MGPLQGVKVIEIAGIGPGPFCAMMLADMGADVIRIDRKDPSGRGGTTAGGNARFDVLNRGRRSLALDLKKPEAIETVLKLCETADVITEGFRPGVMERLGLGPDEVMKRNPKIIYGRMTGWGQEGPYAPVAGHDINYIALSGVLHALGREDSKPVPPMNLVGDFGGGGMMLAFGIACALIEASKSGKGQVIDTAMVDGAALLMAPMYGMQAMGRWNGDKRGVNILDTGAHFYEVYETKDGKYISVGSIEPQFYKLLVEKSGIDADVFSDQHNKDKWRGYKDTLTMVFKTKTRDEWCAIMEYTDVCFAPVLSMNEVHEHPHNKERGTFIEVAGVRQPGPAPRFSRTKPQVQRPSPAPGEHNEEALKAYGFSGADIEKLKTAGAI
- a CDS encoding GGDEF domain-containing protein translates to MPEIRSGGERVAAQEVSARILTFRYVVALAILAMIAVASHVSFTRVLRENGGSTFLNVVSGQQQTLVQLIARYASQYAAGDVSAHNRLVREIDHLSADHDALIAHMDAAKLPEAVIAALRSVYLGETSLKARIDTYVDTARRVAAAQPGSAEIHQDLALVLADADGAVYQGLRRIVDIYNAYTIEQLRRLERMQNSMLAMVFLTLAMEAGIIFNPMVRRIVHYTTDLLQLASTDPLTGLLNRRSFLDSAFAEVRRARRDGAPSALMSIDADHFKRINDTQGHQAGDEVLMAMATALAARSRNSDVLGRIGGEEFAILMPGVSLERAMQMAERLRGDVARLRTPTESGFVSFTISIGVTLVRDDESELTPALNRADKALYAAKSAGRNKVAEFTGADEPIALSEGAA
- a CDS encoding DUF1971 domain-containing protein, with the protein product MQEIPDTVRPYQKTQVYTDKTTPGMMKNDHRVRSGVWAKIVVQKGEVVYEIPERNEQVTVTAEAPAVIEPVVMHRILPQAGSRFYLEYYR
- a CDS encoding bifunctional alpha/beta hydrolase/OsmC family protein; the protein is MPVPSGKITFKGTQGQDLAARLDMPDGEVRAYALFAHCFTCNKDALAASRIARGLSERGIAVLRFDFTGLGSSDGDFANTSFSSNVEDLLAAAEFLRREHRAPAILVGHSLGGAAMLRAAVDIPEANVVATIGAPADPAHVARLIKDPEDEIRRKGKAVVDVGGRPFEIGAGFLDDLRTHQPSDYLGRLHKALIVFHAPLDQTVGIENAGDIFLAARHPKSFVSLDGANHLLSNVADAAYVADILAAWASRYMEGAEADAGEFPPDGLVRVSDTGPGRLEQDVRVGRHHLVADEPTTIPGGADRGPTPYDLLGASLGTCTSMTLRLYADRKKFDLRHIVVDVVHDRIHATDCTDCETREVKIDVLRRTIRLEGDLSDEEREKLIAIADKCPVHRTLTNEIRIETVEA